From the genome of uncultured Methanobrevibacter sp.:
AAAAAAACTACGAAAATCACATTCAAAATAAGTACGCCCAACTTGCAATTCATCCACAACCTAAAAGAGGTCGTGGTATTCTTGCATTATTAAGATAAAGTATTATGAATTCAATACGGGAGTAATACTTTAGCATGCAAAATTATGAAAAATTTCTGATTTAAAAAAAAATTAGTTTCTGTTTGCGAATTTTAGAAACTTTTCCTTAGCTTCTTCTATTGTCAGCGGATAATCCCCTTCCATATCAAAGCCTTCAGCTTCAATCTGCTGGAACAGTTCAGTGACAATAGGTACTTTTAAATTAGCTTTTTCGAGAATTTCAGGCTGTGCAAAAATCTCTTTAGGAGTTCCTTCAGCAATCAATAAACCGTCCACCAGTACAAAAACACGATTAGCATAATTAGGAACTAGGTCAACCTCATGTGTTGATATGATAATTGTAATACCTTCGCTGTTGAGTTCTCTCAATAATTTTGTTAAATTTGTAACACCCTGAGGGTCTAATCCTGCTGTAGGTTCATCCAAAACCATTATTTCAGGTTTCATAGCTAGGATTCCTGCAATTGCAACCCTTTTCTTTTGACCTCCGCTTAAATGATGCGGCGCTTTCTTTTCAAAACCTGTCATTCCAACACGGGCAAGTGCCTCTTCAACCCTGTCCTGGACTTCCTCCATAGGCAATCCCAGGTTTAAAGGTCCGAAAGCAACATCTTCTTCCACTGTTGGAGCAAATATCTGGTCGTCAGGATTTTGAAATACAATTCCAACTTTCTGTCTGAATTTAAGCAGAGATTTTTTATCATATTTCAGCTCTTCCCCATCAATGAATACCTGACCTTCATCAGGTTCATAGATACCGTTCAAATGCAAAAACAAAGTTGATTTTCCGGCACCGTTTTTTCCTAAAAGTGAAACCATCTCACCTTTTTCCACTTTTAGACTAACGCCTTTAAGCGCATGATAATCAGAATTATATGAATATTTTAAATTTTTAACTTCTATCATGTTATTCCTCCTTTTTTCTTGGTACGTAAACAGGAAGCTCTCCGGTATATCCTCTAGAATCTAGAGAATGCTGAAGTGTTTCACTTTTATCAAGAGACCTTAGAAATATTGTACTTGCAAGTGCACCCAGAGATTTGAAGGATCCCCAGTATGAAGAGTATCCAAGACGTGTATCCTGTGCCTTTTGCATAGTGTCAATTTCATTTAAGAATATAAATATTGAATTGTACATCAGAAGTGCAATTTCAATTACTACTTTCGGAACTTTTAAATTGCCCAAACAATGCAATATTTTAGCAATTGGTGTTGTTAGAGATAAAAAACCAAGTATCGGCAGACATCCGACTACTCTAAAGAATGTATATATTCCGTAGTGCAGTGAATCGGTTGTAACAACAATACCAAAAATACCTGTTTCATAAATAACTTCCCCCTTTCCGAAGAAGAATATCAGAAATAGACATGTTAAAACCACAAAGGTCATTGGAATGGATAAGAATTTTAAATATGACCTGAAATTTATTTTAGCGATTGCTAAAATTACAATTGACATTACAATGAAGATAAATATGTCAAAATATAGATTATCTAAAGCTAATGTTAATATTAACAGGAAAATTGTTAAAAACAACTTAAAATAAGGATTGGTTTCTGTTAATTCATTATGATGTGCAATATAATCCATATCAAATTTCATAAAATCACTAAAAAAAAGAAAATAATAAAGAAGATTTATTCTTCTTTACCCTGTCCTCTCCAGTAACCGAAGAAGTAACCGATAATGATTGCTCCTATAGCTGCTTGAAGAGCGAATAATAAACTTTCAATTTCTCCACTTGGAGGTTCCCATATAGAGGAGAACCATGGTTCAAAATGAGTTGCTTCAATAGCTTCACTAGCTGCATCGTCTGAACCGCCGAAGTATCCGTCATCTTCCCCATGACCATTAAAGATTACTAATGGTGCAATGAAAATGATTGCGCAGATAATTGCTAAAATAATTAAAGTTGATGTTTTCATTTAAATCACCTTATGCTTCATTAGGAGCTAATGCATTAAGTTTATCTAATAATTTAGGTTTGTAAGCTTTTAATCTGTCCCAGATAATTACTGTTAAGATACCTTCACCAATAGCTAATGGAATTTGAGTAACTGCAAAGATAATTAAGAAGTTAGTTAATGCTCCACCGAATGTTGGTGCAGGAAATGCAAAAGCTAACTGGAATGAAGTAGCTACGTAAGTTAATAAGTCACCTAAGAATGCTGCAAAGAATATTGCAATAGTTGATGAAATATTTGCTTTTGTTAAACCTTTATAAACTGCCCAAGCTACAAGAGGTCCTACAATACCCATTGAAACAATATTTGCACCTAAAGTGGTTAATCCACCGTGTGCGAGTAAAAGAGCTTGGAAAATAAGTACAATAGTTGCTAATACTGCGGTTACAGCAGGTCCGAATAATGCTGCACCTAATCCGTTACCACAAGGGTGAGAACAGCTTCCAGTAACAGAAGGTAGTTTCAAAGATGATAAGACGAACATGAATGCTCCACTTACAGCGAGTAACGCTTTGGATTCAGGTGTTTCATCTACAATTTTTTTAATTTGATAAATACCAACGGCTACAAATATGATTGCTACAACAAACCATATTATACACCATGTTAATGGTAAATATCCTTCCATAATATGCATAAATAATTTCCTCCAAATTAATAATCAATAATATTTGATTAAATTGTCAATAAAAAT
Proteins encoded in this window:
- a CDS encoding ATP-binding cassette domain-containing protein is translated as MIEVKNLKYSYNSDYHALKGVSLKVEKGEMVSLLGKNGAGKSTLFLHLNGIYEPDEGQVFIDGEELKYDKKSLLKFRQKVGIVFQNPDDQIFAPTVEEDVAFGPLNLGLPMEEVQDRVEEALARVGMTGFEKKAPHHLSGGQKKRVAIAGILAMKPEIMVLDEPTAGLDPQGVTNLTKLLRELNSEGITIIISTHEVDLVPNYANRVFVLVDGLLIAEGTPKEIFAQPEILEKANLKVPIVTELFQQIEAEGFDMEGDYPLTIEEAKEKFLKFANRN
- a CDS encoding energy-coupling factor ABC transporter permease, yielding MHIMEGYLPLTWCIIWFVVAIIFVAVGIYQIKKIVDETPESKALLAVSGAFMFVLSSLKLPSVTGSCSHPCGNGLGAALFGPAVTAVLATIVLIFQALLLAHGGLTTLGANIVSMGIVGPLVAWAVYKGLTKANISSTIAIFFAAFLGDLLTYVATSFQLAFAFPAPTFGGALTNFLIIFAVTQIPLAIGEGILTVIIWDRLKAYKPKLLDKLNALAPNEA
- the cbiQ gene encoding cobalt ECF transporter T component CbiQ; the encoded protein is MKFDMDYIAHHNELTETNPYFKLFLTIFLLILTLALDNLYFDIFIFIVMSIVILAIAKINFRSYLKFLSIPMTFVVLTCLFLIFFFGKGEVIYETGIFGIVVTTDSLHYGIYTFFRVVGCLPILGFLSLTTPIAKILHCLGNLKVPKVVIEIALLMYNSIFIFLNEIDTMQKAQDTRLGYSSYWGSFKSLGALASTIFLRSLDKSETLQHSLDSRGYTGELPVYVPRKKEE
- a CDS encoding energy-coupling factor ABC transporter substrate-binding protein: MKTSTLIILAIICAIIFIAPLVIFNGHGEDDGYFGGSDDAASEAIEATHFEPWFSSIWEPPSGEIESLLFALQAAIGAIIIGYFFGYWRGQGKEE